A region of Subdoligranulum variabile DNA encodes the following proteins:
- a CDS encoding heavy metal translocating P-type ATPase, whose translation MQELIVNILLVVVALLAAVLQGIGSKPDSGMTKKQKVMLWRILGATVLLLALQSLGAPAFEALGAAGRWVRLAFYLVDYWIIGHDILRKAYKGIRNGQVFDENFLMAVATLGALALAIYENGDYLESIAVMLFYQVGEWFQSYAVGKSRRNISDLMDIRPDYANIERDGKLEKVDPDEVPIGSVIVVQPGEKVPIDGDVVEGSSTLNTAALTGESLPREVGTGDAIISGCINMTGVLKIRTTKEFGESTVSKILDLVENASSRKSKSEDFISRFARIYTPAVCYAALALAILPPLVLWFGLGQTPAWEIWGYRALTFLVASCPCALVISIPLSFFAGIGGASKAGVLVKGSNYLETLSQTRIVVFDKTGTLTQGVFEVNGIHHSAIENAKLVEYAALAESASSHPISKSLQKAYGKEIDRSRVSDIQEISGNGVVAKVDGHTVAAGNDKLMKRLGVDYINCHSVGTIIHMAIDGQYAGHIVISDVVKPTSKAAIQALKNAGVRKTVMLTGDAKRVADQVASELGVDQVYSQLLPADKVEQVEKLLAGKHGKEKLAFVGDGINDAPVLGRADIGIAMGAMGSDAAIEAADVVLMDDDPLKISKAIKISRKCLGIVYQNIVVAIGVKLLCLVLIALGFANMWLAVFADVGVMILAVLNAIRALFVKNL comes from the coding sequence ATGCAGGAACTGATTGTGAATATTCTGCTGGTGGTTGTGGCATTGCTGGCAGCGGTGCTGCAGGGGATCGGCAGCAAGCCGGACAGCGGTATGACCAAAAAGCAGAAGGTCATGCTCTGGCGGATTCTGGGTGCCACGGTATTGCTGTTGGCACTCCAGTCGTTGGGAGCTCCCGCCTTTGAGGCACTGGGCGCCGCAGGCCGTTGGGTGCGGCTGGCGTTTTATCTGGTGGACTACTGGATCATCGGCCACGACATTCTGCGCAAAGCCTACAAGGGCATCCGCAACGGTCAGGTCTTTGACGAAAACTTTCTGATGGCCGTGGCAACGCTGGGCGCGCTGGCTCTGGCCATTTATGAAAACGGCGATTATCTGGAATCCATCGCCGTCATGCTGTTCTATCAGGTGGGCGAATGGTTTCAGAGCTACGCCGTGGGCAAGAGCCGCCGCAACATCAGCGACCTGATGGACATCCGCCCCGACTACGCCAATATCGAACGGGACGGCAAACTGGAGAAGGTGGACCCGGATGAGGTGCCCATCGGCTCTGTCATTGTGGTCCAGCCCGGCGAAAAGGTGCCCATCGACGGCGACGTGGTGGAGGGCAGCTCCACTCTGAATACGGCAGCTCTCACCGGTGAGTCCCTGCCCCGGGAGGTGGGTACCGGCGATGCCATCATCAGCGGCTGCATCAATATGACCGGCGTGCTGAAGATCCGGACCACCAAGGAGTTCGGCGAATCCACCGTTTCCAAGATTCTCGACCTGGTGGAAAACGCCTCCTCCCGCAAGTCCAAGTCGGAGGATTTCATCTCCCGTTTTGCCCGAATCTATACCCCGGCTGTCTGCTATGCGGCCCTGGCGCTGGCCATTCTGCCGCCGCTGGTGCTCTGGTTCGGTCTGGGCCAGACCCCTGCCTGGGAGATCTGGGGCTACCGGGCCCTGACCTTCCTGGTGGCCAGCTGCCCCTGCGCGCTGGTCATCAGCATCCCCCTGAGCTTCTTTGCCGGCATCGGCGGTGCCAGCAAGGCCGGTGTGTTGGTCAAGGGTTCCAACTATCTGGAAACCCTGTCCCAGACCCGCATTGTGGTATTTGACAAGACCGGCACCCTGACCCAGGGCGTCTTTGAGGTCAACGGCATCCACCACAGCGCCATAGAGAATGCCAAGCTGGTGGAGTACGCAGCGCTGGCCGAATCGGCTTCCAGCCATCCCATCAGCAAGAGTCTGCAGAAAGCCTACGGCAAGGAGATCGACCGCAGCCGGGTGTCCGATATTCAGGAGATCAGCGGCAACGGCGTGGTGGCCAAGGTGGACGGCCACACGGTGGCGGCCGGCAACGACAAGCTGATGAAGCGGCTGGGCGTTGACTACATCAACTGCCACAGCGTGGGCACCATCATCCACATGGCCATTGACGGCCAGTACGCCGGGCACATTGTCATCTCCGATGTGGTAAAGCCCACCTCCAAAGCGGCCATTCAGGCTTTGAAGAACGCCGGTGTGCGCAAGACGGTCATGCTCACCGGCGACGCCAAGCGAGTGGCCGATCAGGTAGCGTCCGAACTGGGCGTGGACCAGGTGTACAGTCAGCTGCTCCCCGCCGACAAGGTGGAGCAGGTGGAAAAACTGCTGGCCGGCAAACACGGCAAAGAAAAGTTGGCCTTTGTGGGCGACGGCATCAACGATGCGCCGGTGCTGGGCCGGGCGGACATCGGCATTGCCATGGGCGCCATGGGCTCGGATGCCGCCATCGAGGCCGCCGATGTGGTGCTGATGGACGACGATCCCCTGAAAATTTCCAAAGCCATCAAGATTTCCCGCAAATGTCTGGGCATCGTCTACCAGAACATTGTGGTGGCCATCGGCGTCAAGCTGCTCTGCCTGGTGCTGATCGCGCTGGGTTTTGCCAACATGTGGCTGGCCGTCTTTGCCGATGTGGGCGTGATGATTCTGGCTGTTCTGAATGCCATCCGGGCCTTGTTCGTCAAGAATCTGTGA
- a CDS encoding cation transporter, translated as MKKSYKIEVDCANCANLMEEAARKTAGVQAATVNFMTQKMIVEFEEGQAPAGVMQNVVKACKKVEPDCEIYL; from the coding sequence ATGAAAAAGAGCTATAAGATCGAAGTGGACTGCGCCAACTGTGCTAATCTAATGGAAGAGGCTGCTCGCAAAACCGCCGGTGTGCAGGCGGCCACCGTCAACTTCATGACCCAGAAGATGATCGTGGAATTCGAGGAAGGGCAGGCGCCCGCCGGGGTCATGCAGAATGTGGTCAAAGCCTGCAAAAAGGTAGAACCCGACTGCGAGATTTACCTGTAA
- a CDS encoding radical SAM mobile pair protein B — protein MAEMTQNGILIRDVQTKNIMTKSSLPVGGYSVNPYVGCTHGCKYCYASFMKRFTGHTEPWGTFLDVKHWPEIKNSRKYRGQRVVIGSVTDGYLPQEEQFQNTRKLLEQLRGSEAEILICTKSDLVVRDLDLLKQLGKVTVSWSINTLDEAFHQDMDKAVSIERRLAAMKTVYEAGIRTVCFISPVFPGITDFTAIFHRVKNQCDLVWLENLNLRGGFKQDILDYIQEKHPDLVPLYRAIYQKGDRSYFQQLEKQASQLAAENECPFVDNELPYGRAVPGHPVIVDYFYHEEVRGSENTGTRKKA, from the coding sequence ATGGCAGAAATGACCCAAAACGGCATCCTGATCCGGGATGTCCAGACGAAAAATATCATGACCAAGTCCAGCCTGCCGGTGGGTGGATACTCGGTGAATCCCTATGTTGGCTGCACCCATGGCTGCAAGTACTGCTATGCCTCCTTCATGAAGCGCTTTACCGGCCACACCGAACCATGGGGCACTTTTCTGGATGTGAAACACTGGCCGGAGATCAAAAATTCCCGGAAATACCGGGGACAACGGGTGGTCATCGGCTCGGTGACCGACGGCTATCTGCCGCAGGAGGAGCAGTTCCAAAACACCCGCAAATTGCTGGAACAGCTGCGGGGCAGCGAGGCGGAGATCCTCATCTGCACCAAATCCGATCTGGTGGTGCGAGATCTCGACCTGCTGAAACAGCTGGGCAAGGTCACAGTGTCCTGGTCCATCAACACCCTGGACGAGGCCTTCCACCAGGATATGGACAAGGCCGTCAGCATCGAGCGGCGTCTGGCTGCCATGAAAACCGTCTACGAGGCGGGCATCCGCACCGTCTGCTTTATCTCTCCCGTGTTCCCCGGCATTACGGATTTTACGGCGATTTTTCACCGGGTTAAAAATCAGTGCGACCTGGTGTGGCTGGAAAACCTCAACCTGCGGGGCGGGTTCAAACAGGATATTCTGGACTATATTCAGGAAAAGCACCCCGATCTGGTTCCCCTGTATCGGGCCATTTATCAAAAAGGAGACCGGAGCTATTTTCAGCAGCTGGAAAAACAGGCCTCTCAGCTGGCAGCTGAAAATGAATGTCCCTTTGTGGACAACGAATTGCCTTACGGCCGGGCTGTCCCGGGCCATCCTGTGATCGTGGACTACTTTTATCACGAGGAGGTCCGGGGTTCAGAAAATACCGGAACACGAAAGAAAGCCTGA
- a CDS encoding radical SAM mobile pair protein A, which yields MSVCIKSQIQNMNLVIGCTIGCSYCYARNNVRRFHMIEDFEKPEFFPGKLRLMDRPRPQIFLLTGMSDFSGWKPEWRAQVFAKMAQNPQHQYLFLTKRPEEICFSTPLDNAWFGVTVTSRKEKHRIDDLRQNIRGGHYHVTFEPMFDDIGTVDLSGIEWIVIGTETGHRKGKSVSRPEWVRSLTEQAHTLGIPVFMKEDLLPIMGEAQMIQELPPAFRKVLEEQEKWQK from the coding sequence ATGTCTGTGTGTATCAAGTCCCAAATTCAGAACATGAATCTGGTCATCGGCTGTACCATCGGATGCAGCTACTGTTATGCCAGAAACAATGTGCGACGGTTCCATATGATCGAAGATTTTGAGAAACCGGAGTTTTTTCCCGGTAAGCTGCGGCTCATGGACAGACCCCGCCCGCAAATTTTTCTGCTCACCGGCATGAGCGATTTTTCCGGTTGGAAGCCGGAATGGCGGGCTCAGGTATTTGCCAAAATGGCGCAGAACCCACAGCACCAGTATCTGTTCCTGACCAAACGGCCAGAGGAGATCTGTTTTTCCACCCCGCTGGACAATGCCTGGTTCGGGGTAACTGTCACTTCCCGGAAAGAGAAACACCGGATCGACGATCTGCGGCAGAATATCCGCGGCGGACATTACCATGTCACCTTCGAGCCCATGTTTGACGACATCGGAACGGTGGACCTTTCGGGCATTGAGTGGATCGTCATCGGAACAGAAACCGGACATCGCAAGGGAAAATCCGTATCCAGGCCCGAATGGGTACGAAGCCTGACCGAACAGGCCCACACCCTGGGCATTCCGGTTTTTATGAAAGAAGATTTGCTCCCCATTATGGGGGAAGCACAGATGATCCAGGAATTGCCCCCGGCGTTCCGCAAGGTTCTGGAGGAACAGGAAAAATGGCAGAAATGA
- a CDS encoding flavin reductase family protein produces MKELNIMEATVLTSPNPLTLICSLNEDGTTNLAPICFVSYLSFNPPMVGFAAGKQSHTGKRVRETGKVIVTVPGKDLSQAIMACGSSTGASCHKVEENHIEMTSVEGSDIQIPTDTRLAMVATLQQSVEVGDHILHICQVDKFLGDDSKEGLYAWNGFGKVAPAKED; encoded by the coding sequence ATGAAAGAATTGAACATCATGGAAGCCACCGTTCTTACCTCTCCCAATCCGCTCACCTTGATTTGCTCCCTGAACGAGGACGGCACGACCAATCTTGCCCCCATCTGCTTTGTATCTTATCTGTCTTTTAACCCGCCTATGGTCGGTTTCGCCGCTGGAAAGCAATCTCACACCGGCAAACGGGTACGTGAAACCGGCAAAGTGATTGTGACCGTTCCGGGCAAGGACCTGTCCCAAGCGATAATGGCCTGTGGCAGTTCCACGGGCGCCTCCTGCCACAAAGTGGAGGAAAATCATATTGAAATGACATCCGTTGAAGGCAGCGATATCCAGATTCCTACGGACACCCGTCTGGCCATGGTTGCGACCTTGCAGCAGTCTGTGGAAGTGGGCGACCATATCCTTCACATCTGCCAAGTGGATAAATTCCTCGGGGATGACAGCAAAGAAGGGCTCTATGCCTGGAACGGCTTTGGAAAAGTTGCTCCGGCCAAAGAGGACTGA
- a CDS encoding winged helix-turn-helix transcriptional regulator, giving the protein MNQTMTYEDFQRRVSSVILTENGNCPVTPVIQMLQGKWKLQIIYELCIQSPMRFGELKKMLTPITNTMLTNALKELEGDGLVHREQYNEIPPRVEYSLTEKGRDLLPVFYAISQWGMKYIP; this is encoded by the coding sequence ATGAATCAGACCATGACTTATGAGGATTTTCAGCGCCGGGTGAGCAGTGTCATTTTAACGGAAAATGGGAACTGCCCCGTCACACCGGTGATCCAGATGCTCCAGGGAAAATGGAAACTTCAAATTATTTATGAACTGTGTATTCAGTCTCCCATGCGATTTGGGGAACTGAAAAAGATGCTGACCCCCATTACCAATACCATGCTGACCAATGCGCTCAAAGAGCTGGAAGGGGACGGATTGGTACATCGGGAACAGTACAATGAGATTCCGCCCAGAGTGGAGTACTCTTTGACGGAAAAAGGCCGGGATCTGCTGCCTGTTTTCTACGCCATCTCCCAGTGGGGGATGAAGTATATTCCCTGA
- a CDS encoding patatin-like phospholipase family protein — MKCAYNAGILDAFLDEKIQFGYCIGVSGGSGNLASYLAGQRGRNLRFFTDHIHSPDYFGLKSLLKTGDLFGLKYIYGDLTRAEGKDPLDFPALRNNPAQYEIVVTNALTGEPEYHGMEMMKQDDYRLIMASSAIPVACHPVELNGVPYFDGGLTDAIPVRRALAQGCEKLVVILSKNRDFVLKPQGMRGLYRQVCRRYPHIVDAIDRRHTVYNQTMRQVFSLEQRGVAFVFAPSEPLHVGTYSMKEKAERELYDLGLRDFAAQKEALEAFLSH; from the coding sequence ATGAAATGCGCCTACAACGCCGGTATTCTGGACGCTTTTCTGGATGAAAAGATCCAATTTGGCTATTGTATTGGCGTATCCGGCGGTTCCGGCAATCTGGCATCCTATCTGGCCGGGCAAAGGGGCCGAAATCTGCGTTTCTTCACTGACCATATCCATTCTCCCGATTATTTCGGACTGAAAAGCCTGTTAAAAACCGGCGATCTGTTTGGGCTGAAATATATCTATGGAGACCTGACCCGTGCCGAAGGGAAAGACCCGTTGGATTTCCCTGCCCTCAGAAACAATCCGGCCCAATACGAGATCGTTGTCACAAATGCTCTTACAGGTGAACCGGAATACCATGGCATGGAAATGATGAAACAGGATGATTATCGGTTGATCATGGCTTCCAGTGCTATACCGGTAGCCTGTCACCCGGTAGAACTGAATGGAGTTCCCTATTTTGACGGAGGCCTGACCGATGCCATTCCCGTTCGCCGCGCACTGGCTCAGGGATGCGAAAAGCTGGTCGTCATCCTCTCTAAAAATCGGGACTTTGTGCTGAAACCTCAAGGAATGCGCGGGCTGTACCGACAGGTATGCCGCCGCTATCCTCACATTGTGGATGCCATTGATCGACGGCACACGGTGTACAACCAAACCATGCGCCAGGTGTTTTCTCTTGAGCAGAGGGGGGTGGCGTTTGTCTTTGCCCCCAGCGAGCCGCTCCATGTGGGTACTTACTCTATGAAGGAAAAGGCCGAGCGGGAACTGTATGACCTTGGCCTGCGAGATTTCGCTGCGCAGAAAGAAGCGCTGGAAGCTTTTCTCTCCCATTGA
- a CDS encoding Rrf2 family transcriptional regulator, translating to MKYSTKLSDALHILAFLSMGASQRITSAKIAESVKTNPAYIRQLMSALKKAGLLTNTQGQANAELTRNPCEITVLDVYRAIEGTKPLLHWDIDTNPDCGVGIYVQLSIADMYQEIQQAAEQKMQVITLQDILDLYHKKLEALPPEQ from the coding sequence ATGAAATATTCCACAAAACTGAGTGACGCACTCCACATTCTAGCTTTTCTGAGCATGGGTGCCAGCCAGCGGATCACAAGTGCAAAAATTGCCGAAAGCGTGAAAACCAACCCAGCCTACATCCGGCAGCTGATGTCCGCCCTAAAAAAAGCCGGACTCCTTACCAACACCCAAGGGCAAGCCAACGCTGAGCTGACCCGAAATCCCTGCGAGATCACCGTGCTCGATGTATACCGGGCCATCGAGGGCACCAAGCCGCTTCTTCATTGGGATATTGATACGAACCCGGATTGCGGCGTAGGCATCTATGTACAGCTGAGCATTGCCGATATGTACCAGGAAATTCAGCAGGCGGCCGAGCAGAAGATGCAGGTCATCACCTTGCAGGACATCCTGGACCTGTACCATAAAAAGCTGGAAGCCCTGCCCCCGGAACAATAA
- a CDS encoding SIR2 family NAD-dependent protein deacylase — MLLNRKSPMDTSVHRQNVEVLLDKINGAEAILVGAAAGMSASCGFDFFYHNDAMFERYLGDFHRKYGFVGAFNGFYYNYPSPEAHWAFLARMGYMEYECPTGKPYYDLMRLLSGKNFHIMTTNQDFQFTRVVPEEKLSAIQGDSRYYQCSRRCHDAIYWNKEMVYEMNRAIDENLCIPAELIPRCPRCGAEMEPWVRGYTFLEGEKYRDEYRKIQEFLTANQERKILFLELGVGRMTPMFIQEPFWNLTYSLPQAYYITINPKDALLPQELSQKGWAIQEDIAAVLRDAVTVVEKEEGKNGSTAEK; from the coding sequence ATGCTGCTGAATCGGAAAAGCCCTATGGATACTTCCGTCCATCGTCAAAATGTGGAGGTCCTGCTGGACAAAATCAATGGAGCAGAGGCTATTTTGGTGGGAGCTGCGGCCGGTATGTCTGCGTCCTGCGGATTTGACTTCTTTTATCACAACGACGCCATGTTTGAGCGTTATCTGGGAGATTTTCACCGAAAATATGGATTTGTGGGTGCATTCAACGGATTTTATTACAACTATCCATCTCCGGAAGCCCACTGGGCATTTCTGGCCCGTATGGGCTATATGGAATACGAGTGCCCCACGGGAAAGCCTTATTATGATCTGATGCGTCTGCTCAGTGGGAAAAATTTTCATATCATGACAACGAATCAGGATTTCCAGTTTACCCGGGTGGTTCCGGAAGAAAAGTTGAGCGCAATTCAGGGCGATTCCCGGTATTATCAATGCAGCCGCCGATGCCATGACGCAATTTACTGGAATAAAGAAATGGTGTATGAAATGAACCGGGCGATTGATGAAAACCTGTGTATCCCGGCGGAACTGATTCCCCGTTGTCCCCGATGCGGAGCAGAAATGGAACCCTGGGTACGGGGGTATACGTTCCTGGAAGGGGAAAAGTATCGGGACGAATACCGAAAAATTCAGGAATTTCTGACAGCCAATCAGGAACGGAAAATCCTTTTCCTGGAACTGGGGGTGGGGCGTATGACGCCCATGTTTATTCAAGAGCCCTTCTGGAATCTGACTTATTCCCTCCCACAGGCGTATTACATTACCATCAATCCCAAAGACGCCCTGCTGCCCCAAGAATTATCTCAGAAAGGATGGGCTATCCAAGAGGACATCGCTGCGGTGCTGCGAGATGCCGTGACGGTCGTGGAAAAGGAAGAAGGAAAGAATGGATCTACAGCGGAAAAGTAA
- a CDS encoding SIR2 family NAD-dependent protein deacylase: MDLQRKSKLEWLAQQIARADAVVIGGGSGLSSAAGYDHYHWSPALSGPLEKFRKYYGFTSPFAGFYHCFSSYGEQWGYYSQYIRAMWEAPTGRPYLDLKEIIGNKPVFVLTTNADGQFFRVFPQEKICAFQGDFGYCQCSQPCQDKLWENRDLVERLTCRLQGVRLPENAVPRCPDCGRVLVPWVRDDTFLEGSVWRQNLTRYHDFLRHWLLEQPGKRLLLLEVGVGEMTPSIIKLPFWQLTARNEMVFYACMNQKESDVPEHLKDRGLYIQGDLAETLAALRQIQKGEYSNA, from the coding sequence ATGGATCTACAGCGGAAAAGTAAATTGGAATGGTTGGCCCAGCAAATCGCCCGGGCGGATGCCGTCGTCATTGGCGGCGGTTCAGGCTTATCGAGCGCAGCCGGATACGACCACTACCACTGGTCCCCGGCACTGTCCGGCCCATTGGAAAAGTTCCGGAAGTATTACGGATTCACTTCTCCCTTTGCCGGCTTTTATCATTGCTTTTCCAGTTACGGAGAGCAATGGGGCTATTACAGCCAGTACATTCGCGCCATGTGGGAGGCTCCCACGGGGCGGCCCTATCTTGACCTGAAAGAAATCATAGGCAACAAGCCGGTTTTTGTTTTGACTACCAATGCGGATGGTCAGTTTTTCCGGGTGTTTCCCCAAGAGAAGATATGTGCCTTTCAGGGCGATTTTGGGTATTGTCAGTGCAGTCAGCCCTGTCAGGACAAGCTGTGGGAAAACCGGGATCTGGTGGAAAGACTGACCTGTCGCCTGCAGGGCGTACGGTTGCCGGAAAATGCGGTACCCCGGTGCCCGGATTGCGGCCGGGTCCTTGTGCCTTGGGTGCGGGATGATACCTTTCTGGAAGGCAGCGTGTGGCGGCAGAATCTGACCCGCTACCATGATTTTTTGCGGCACTGGCTGTTGGAGCAGCCGGGGAAACGGCTCCTTCTTTTGGAAGTGGGGGTAGGGGAGATGACGCCCAGCATCATCAAGCTGCCCTTCTGGCAACTGACGGCCAGAAATGAAATGGTTTTTTACGCCTGCATGAACCAAAAAGAGTCTGATGTGCCAGAACATCTGAAAGATCGGGGGCTGTATATTCAGGGGGATCTGGCGGAAACGCTGGCAGCCCTTCGACAGATACAGAAAGGAGAATACAGCAATGCATGA
- a CDS encoding SIR2 family NAD-dependent protein deacylase: MHDLKPIAEKIREADAILIGASNGLSITEGLHLFADNAAFDKLFGDFKRKYGLGCLLQGMAAHWPSEEEKWAFWARLIHHYCGQYQPTPVMKDLKAIVGEKDYFVITSNGEGHFELCGFDPSKIYEIEGNWLTMQCARPCHDTRYPSLEVAQKISAAEQGGRVPTELVPRCPKCGGPMDIHMGAGQRMIPDTAAQAQFQNFLKTYHGKKLVVLELGIGWRNQLIKAPMMRLVAREPNANYVTINLGEIYIADNIKEKSFGLDGRLDELLPALRSACERIEQQDLC; the protein is encoded by the coding sequence ATGCATGATCTCAAACCCATCGCGGAAAAAATCCGTGAAGCAGATGCCATTCTGATCGGTGCCAGCAACGGGCTGTCCATCACCGAAGGACTGCACTTGTTTGCGGACAATGCGGCATTTGATAAATTGTTTGGGGACTTCAAACGGAAATACGGCCTGGGGTGTCTGCTGCAGGGGATGGCAGCCCATTGGCCATCGGAAGAGGAAAAGTGGGCCTTCTGGGCCCGGTTGATCCATCATTACTGCGGGCAGTACCAGCCTACGCCGGTGATGAAGGATTTGAAGGCCATTGTGGGGGAGAAAGACTACTTTGTCATCACATCAAACGGAGAAGGCCACTTTGAACTGTGTGGCTTCGATCCGTCGAAAATCTATGAGATTGAGGGAAACTGGCTCACGATGCAATGTGCCCGCCCTTGCCACGATACCCGTTATCCAAGTCTGGAAGTGGCCCAAAAAATATCAGCTGCCGAGCAGGGGGGCCGTGTCCCTACAGAGTTGGTGCCGCGGTGTCCCAAGTGCGGCGGTCCCATGGACATCCACATGGGGGCAGGTCAGAGAATGATTCCGGATACCGCTGCCCAGGCACAATTTCAAAACTTTCTGAAAACCTATCACGGGAAAAAGCTGGTGGTTTTGGAGCTGGGGATTGGTTGGCGCAATCAGCTCATTAAGGCCCCAATGATGCGCCTGGTGGCTCGCGAGCCAAACGCGAATTATGTGACCATCAATCTGGGTGAGATCTATATTGCGGACAATATCAAAGAGAAGTCCTTTGGATTGGATGGACGGCTGGATGAGCTGCTGCCTGCTCTCCGATCAGCGTGCGAAAGGATAGAACAGCAAGATCTATGCTGA
- a CDS encoding CGGC domain-containing protein, whose amino-acid sequence MKLGIIRCMQTEDYCPGSRDFKTIRERKGAFAGVDDIELVGFINCGGCPGKKVVLRANSLVSQGADTIAFASCIQKGTPIGYPCPFAKRMKDLVQNAVGDKVQILDYTHDAGPEQK is encoded by the coding sequence ATGAAGTTGGGAATTATTCGTTGTATGCAAACAGAGGATTACTGCCCCGGAAGCAGGGACTTTAAAACCATCCGGGAGAGAAAAGGAGCCTTTGCAGGAGTGGATGACATTGAGTTGGTAGGATTTATCAACTGTGGCGGATGTCCTGGAAAGAAAGTCGTACTGCGGGCAAACTCTCTGGTTAGTCAGGGAGCAGATACAATCGCGTTTGCTTCGTGCATCCAAAAAGGAACCCCCATTGGCTATCCTTGTCCTTTTGCCAAACGGATGAAAGATCTTGTACAGAATGCAGTCGGCGACAAGGTTCAAATTTTGGATTATACGCACGATGCAGGCCCGGAACAGAAGTGA
- a CDS encoding ArsR/SmtB family transcription factor: MGKMDLPHDHGQMMERKLQNMPSVENFQTIAEIFKQLGDGSRLRIFWVLCHCEECVVNLSSMVGMSSPAVSHHLKQLRSAGLIVNRREGKEVYYTAADTEQVRLLHQMIEELVKIACPSQEKT, from the coding sequence ATGGGAAAGATGGATTTGCCTCACGATCATGGGCAGATGATGGAGCGGAAGTTGCAGAATATGCCCAGCGTGGAAAATTTCCAAACGATTGCGGAGATTTTCAAGCAGCTGGGCGATGGCAGCCGACTGCGAATCTTTTGGGTGCTGTGCCATTGTGAGGAGTGTGTGGTCAATCTGTCGTCTATGGTTGGGATGAGCAGCCCGGCTGTATCCCATCATCTGAAGCAGCTGCGGTCAGCCGGTCTGATTGTCAATCGCAGGGAGGGCAAAGAGGTATATTATACGGCTGCGGACACGGAACAGGTCAGACTGCTTCATCAGATGATTGAGGAACTGGTAAAAATCGCCTGCCCCTCCCAAGAAAAAACGTGA
- a CDS encoding helix-turn-helix domain-containing protein, protein MRQEERENLEQQLQDVPYGSMTTIRHTLPGQEEVLLTGQFSARTKGKGKLDVYQPLPGVEASYSRLIGTEVTVCHEASDTILELFYCRRGRVGWNMRGGISVYLGAGDLSVHSACCCADSCMMFPLGYAEGLSVSMDLAVLQETFPPILRDSGVDVQALHQTFCAEKPVAIPASQRLEEIFSPIYSAPSVQRKAYLYLKMQELLLYLSRVRPQKEMLPPYESQQTEMIKEIHRELTTHLEQRLTIEDLARKYLINTSTLKEVFKAVYGQPIGSYMKGYRVEYAMKLLRETRMSIQEIAERVGYRTQGKFSKAFKDVAQMLPTEYRNHAAGDFFEWEHNLNGAMSGAHESANAGKGANDDAGEYHSDD, encoded by the coding sequence ATGAGGCAAGAAGAACGGGAAAACTTGGAACAGCAACTTCAAGATGTTCCCTATGGCAGCATGACGACAATTCGGCATACTCTTCCCGGTCAGGAAGAAGTCCTTCTGACCGGCCAGTTTTCAGCCAGAACAAAGGGAAAGGGGAAATTGGATGTATATCAACCTCTGCCTGGGGTGGAGGCGTCGTACAGCAGGCTGATCGGCACAGAGGTAACGGTATGCCATGAGGCTTCCGACACCATTCTGGAGCTGTTTTATTGCCGCCGTGGCCGGGTAGGCTGGAATATGCGGGGTGGCATATCGGTATATTTGGGCGCGGGAGACCTGAGTGTTCACAGCGCCTGCTGTTGTGCGGATTCCTGCATGATGTTTCCCTTGGGATATGCAGAGGGCCTGTCCGTTTCGATGGATCTGGCAGTCCTGCAGGAAACTTTCCCGCCTATTTTGCGGGATTCCGGGGTGGATGTTCAGGCCCTGCATCAGACTTTCTGCGCGGAAAAGCCCGTTGCCATTCCGGCCAGCCAGAGGCTGGAAGAGATCTTTTCACCGATATATTCGGCACCTTCTGTTCAGCGAAAGGCTTATCTGTACCTGAAAATGCAGGAACTGCTGCTCTATCTTTCCCGTGTGCGGCCCCAGAAGGAGATGCTCCCGCCATATGAATCCCAACAGACAGAAATGATCAAAGAAATCCATCGGGAGCTGACCACGCATTTGGAACAGCGCCTTACCATTGAGGATCTTGCCCGGAAGTATCTGATCAACACCTCTACCCTGAAGGAGGTGTTCAAGGCGGTCTATGGCCAGCCTATTGGGTCGTATATGAAAGGGTACCGTGTGGAGTACGCCATGAAACTGTTGAGAGAAACCCGCATGTCCATCCAGGAAATTGCGGAGCGTGTGGGATACAGGACCCAGGGAAAATTCTCGAAAGCCTTCAAGGATGTGGCGCAGATGCTTCCCACAGAGTACCGGAATCACGCTGCAGGTGATTTTTTTGAATGGGAACACAATTTGAATGGGGCCATGAGCGGAGCCCATGAAAGCGCCAATGCGGGGAAGGGGGCAAACGATGACGCTGGAGAATACCATTCGGATGACTGA